Proteins found in one Methylobacterium sp. CB376 genomic segment:
- a CDS encoding Lrp/AsnC ligand binding domain-containing protein, with the protein MTSAGGLDRTDRRILGVLQREGRIATVDLAERIGLSPTATGERLRRLQKEGVITGFGARLDPHRLGLSLLVFVEVSLDKTTPDIFARFAAAVRRAPEVLECHMVGGGFDYLVKTRVADMPAYRRFLGEVLLALPGVTETRTYAVMEEVKSDGLLPL; encoded by the coding sequence GTGACATCCGCGGGAGGACTCGACCGCACCGACAGGCGGATCCTCGGCGTGCTGCAGCGGGAGGGGCGGATCGCCACCGTGGACCTCGCGGAGCGGATCGGGCTGTCCCCGACCGCGACCGGGGAGCGGCTGCGGCGCCTGCAGAAGGAGGGGGTCATCACCGGCTTCGGCGCGCGGCTCGACCCGCACCGGCTCGGCCTCAGCCTCCTCGTCTTCGTGGAAGTCTCCCTCGACAAGACGACCCCGGACATCTTCGCGCGCTTCGCCGCGGCCGTGCGGCGGGCGCCGGAGGTGCTGGAGTGCCACATGGTCGGGGGCGGCTTCGACTACCTCGTCAAGACCCGGGTCGCCGACATGCCGGCCTATCGCCGCTTCCTCGGCGAGGTGCTGCTCGCCCTGCCGGGCGTGACCGAGACGCGCACCTACGCGGTGATGGAGGAGGTCAAGAGCGACGGCCTTCTGCCGCTGTAG
- the putA gene encoding bifunctional proline dehydrogenase/L-glutamate gamma-semialdehyde dehydrogenase PutA: protein MPAPLPLFQAPYASDDVALARALFAGAALPPSREARVDALARDLVGAIRAEAGRIGGVEALLREYALSTKEGLALMVLAEALLRVPDAATADRLIEDKLRLGGFDLHATRSEALLVHASAWALGLSARIIQPGETPEGILHGLARRLGLPAVRQAARQAMRVMGNHFVLGETIEAALKRAGSGQGRLYRYSFDMLGEGARTAEDAAGYAEAYRAAIEAIGRAAGNRPLPDRPGISVKLSALNPRYEPLSRGRVMDELVPVLLSLARAARAHDLNFTVDAEEADRLELSLDVVAAVLADPSLAGWDGFGLAVQAYQKRCLAVIDHVALLAERLDRRLMVRLVKGAYWDTEVKRAQERGLADFPVFTRKSMTDLNYLAAAERLLAHRPRLFPQFATHNALTVASIVERAGPDPGSYEFQRLHGMGEALYAHLLAAVPGTACRTYAPVGGHRDLLAYLVRRLLENGANSSFVSQAADPAVPVATLLRRPAESVGAPEQARHAGLRRARDLFAPDRANSAGVEFGDRRALAALLGEIRAAAGPGEAAPLVDGRAEAGAARPVLSPIDGGPLGRVAEASPETADRAVAAARAGFRSWSRVPAESRAAALDRAADALEAARGRLLHLLQAEAGKTLDDAQAELREAVDFCRYYACEGRRLFGEPLALPGPAGESNRLALRGRGVFVAISPWNFPLAIFTGQVAAALMAGNAVVAKPAEQTPLVAAEAVRLLHGAGIPPAALQFVPGDGAVGARLVAHPAVAGVAFTGSTEVARAINRALAAKDGPIVPLIAETGGINAMLVDATALPEQVADDVVTSAFRSAGQRCSALRLLLVQEDVADRMIRMIAGAARELRLGDPRDPAVQIGPVIDGEAKARLDAHAAAMRRSARPHHVGEAPAGGFYVAPQIYEIPGPEALREEVFGPILHVARYAAADLDRVLEAIEATGYGLTLGVHSRIEATVARVVDRLSTGNVYVNRNIIGAVVGVQPFGGSGLSGTGPKAGGPHYLARFATEQTVTVNTAAAGGDAALLATEG from the coding sequence ATGCCCGCCCCGCTTCCGCTCTTCCAGGCCCCCTACGCCTCCGACGACGTCGCCCTCGCGCGCGCCCTCTTCGCGGGCGCCGCCCTGCCGCCTTCCCGCGAGGCGCGGGTCGATGCCCTCGCCCGCGACCTCGTCGGGGCGATCCGGGCCGAGGCCGGGCGGATCGGCGGCGTCGAGGCGCTGCTGCGCGAATACGCGCTGTCCACCAAGGAGGGCCTCGCCCTGATGGTGCTGGCCGAGGCGCTGCTGCGGGTGCCGGACGCCGCCACCGCCGACCGGCTGATCGAGGACAAGCTGCGGCTCGGGGGCTTCGACCTCCACGCCACCCGCTCGGAGGCGCTGCTCGTCCACGCCTCCGCCTGGGCCCTCGGCCTCTCGGCCCGGATCATCCAGCCCGGCGAGACCCCCGAGGGCATCCTGCACGGCCTCGCCCGCCGCCTCGGCCTGCCCGCCGTGCGCCAGGCCGCGCGCCAGGCCATGCGGGTGATGGGCAACCACTTCGTCCTCGGCGAGACGATCGAGGCGGCGCTCAAGCGCGCCGGCAGCGGTCAGGGCCGGCTCTACCGCTACTCCTTCGACATGCTCGGGGAGGGGGCGCGCACGGCCGAGGACGCGGCCGGCTACGCGGAGGCCTACCGGGCGGCGATCGAGGCGATCGGCCGCGCCGCCGGCAACCGGCCGCTGCCGGACCGGCCCGGCATCTCGGTCAAGCTCTCGGCCCTGAACCCGCGCTACGAGCCCCTGAGCCGCGGCCGGGTGATGGACGAACTCGTGCCGGTGCTGCTCTCCCTGGCGCGGGCGGCCCGCGCCCACGACCTCAACTTCACGGTCGATGCCGAGGAGGCGGACCGGCTCGAACTCTCCCTCGACGTCGTCGCGGCGGTGCTGGCCGATCCCTCCCTCGCCGGCTGGGACGGGTTCGGCCTCGCGGTCCAGGCCTATCAGAAGCGCTGCCTGGCGGTGATCGACCACGTGGCGCTGCTGGCCGAGCGCCTGGACCGGCGCCTGATGGTCCGCCTCGTCAAGGGCGCCTACTGGGACACCGAGGTGAAGCGCGCCCAGGAGCGGGGGCTTGCCGACTTCCCCGTCTTCACCCGCAAGAGCATGACGGACCTGAACTACCTCGCGGCCGCCGAGCGGCTGCTGGCGCACCGGCCGCGGCTCTTCCCGCAATTCGCCACCCACAACGCGCTCACGGTCGCCTCCATCGTCGAGCGGGCGGGGCCCGATCCGGGCAGCTACGAGTTCCAGCGCCTGCACGGCATGGGCGAGGCGCTCTACGCGCACCTGCTCGCGGCCGTGCCCGGGACGGCCTGCCGCACCTACGCGCCCGTCGGGGGCCACCGCGACCTCCTCGCCTACCTGGTGCGCCGCCTCCTGGAGAACGGGGCCAATTCCTCCTTCGTCTCGCAGGCGGCGGATCCCGCGGTGCCGGTGGCGACGCTGCTGCGCCGGCCGGCCGAGAGCGTCGGCGCGCCCGAGCAGGCCCGCCACGCGGGTCTGCGCCGGGCGCGCGACCTGTTCGCCCCCGACCGTGCGAACTCCGCGGGCGTCGAGTTCGGGGATCGGCGCGCCCTCGCGGCGCTGCTCGGCGAGATCCGCGCGGCCGCCGGCCCGGGCGAGGCCGCGCCGCTCGTCGACGGCCGCGCCGAGGCCGGGGCCGCGCGCCCGGTCCTCAGCCCGATCGACGGGGGCCCTCTCGGCCGCGTCGCGGAAGCCTCCCCGGAGACCGCCGACCGGGCCGTCGCGGCGGCGCGCGCGGGGTTCCGGAGCTGGAGCCGCGTGCCGGCCGAGAGCCGCGCCGCCGCGCTCGACCGCGCCGCCGACGCGCTGGAGGCGGCGCGCGGACGGCTCCTCCACCTGCTCCAGGCCGAGGCCGGCAAGACCCTCGACGACGCCCAGGCCGAGCTGCGCGAGGCGGTGGATTTCTGCCGCTACTACGCCTGCGAGGGACGGCGCCTGTTCGGCGAGCCCCTCGCCCTGCCGGGGCCGGCCGGGGAGAGCAACCGCCTCGCCCTGCGCGGCCGGGGCGTGTTCGTGGCGATCTCGCCCTGGAACTTCCCGCTCGCCATCTTCACCGGGCAGGTCGCCGCGGCCCTGATGGCCGGCAACGCCGTGGTGGCCAAGCCCGCCGAGCAGACCCCCCTCGTCGCCGCCGAGGCCGTGCGCCTCCTCCACGGCGCCGGCATCCCGCCCGCCGCCCTGCAGTTCGTGCCCGGGGACGGCGCGGTGGGCGCGCGGCTCGTCGCCCATCCGGCCGTGGCGGGCGTCGCCTTCACGGGCTCGACCGAGGTGGCGCGCGCCATCAACCGCGCGCTCGCCGCCAAGGACGGCCCGATCGTGCCGCTGATCGCCGAGACCGGCGGCATCAACGCGATGCTGGTCGACGCGACGGCCCTGCCCGAGCAGGTCGCGGACGACGTCGTCACCTCGGCCTTCCGCTCCGCCGGTCAGCGCTGCTCGGCCCTGCGCCTGCTCCTGGTGCAGGAGGACGTCGCCGACCGGATGATCCGCATGATCGCGGGCGCGGCCCGGGAGCTGCGCCTCGGCGATCCCCGCGACCCGGCCGTGCAGATCGGCCCGGTGATCGACGGGGAGGCCAAGGCGCGGCTCGACGCGCACGCGGCCGCCATGCGGCGCTCGGCCCGCCCGCACCACGTCGGCGAGGCCCCGGCGGGCGGCTTCTACGTGGCGCCCCAGATCTACGAGATCCCCGGTCCCGAAGCCCTGCGCGAGGAGGTGTTCGGGCCGATCCTGCACGTCGCCCGCTACGCGGCGGCGGATCTCGACCGGGTCCTGGAGGCGATCGAGGCCACCGGCTACGGGCTCACCCTCGGCGTCCATTCGCGCATCGAGGCGACGGTCGCCCGGGTGGTGGACCGGCTCTCCACCGGCAACGTCTACGTCAACCGCAACATCATCGGGGCGGTGGTGGGCGTGCAGCCCTTCGGCGGCAGCGGCCTCTCCGGCACGGGTCCGAAGGCCGGCGGGCCGCACTACCTCGCGCGCTTCGCCACCGAGCAGACCGTCACGGTCAACACCGCCGCGGCCGGGGGCGACGCGGCGCTCCTGGCGACCGAGGGGTGA
- a CDS encoding diguanylate cyclase domain-containing protein: protein MGRDILCSTGRHHGRVPLIARVAAGLCLGRPGEPARPRRGAAARAAAGLAALSLAASPAAGAGPEAAAPRREQRGGPLALGIVVTATTILGFAAAALVAERLRLANRALRGREEDLTRQTAQFDAALAAMSQGLCLFDPAGRLVIANRRVREIYRLGPDDLAVGDTLEEVLRALCPTQGERDALAAFHGGAGRSGPSPLYHQAVAPDRIVAISHAQVADGGFLATYEEVTERCRAEAALRASAAALRASEERLAFALDSGTDGHWDWNLASGEIWFSDRWLAMLGYAPGELAGTRESWEQLCHPEDRPRVLRQLAAHLEGREPAFVCEQRLRHRNGTYAWILARGRVMRRSPAGAPLTMVGTHLDITHRKEAEARAAHLASHDPLTGLPNRLLFQERLARHLAETRSRGVPCAVLCLDLDGFKAVNDSLGHPIGDALLREVADRIRATLRASDTVARLGGDEFAVLLPGHQPRERSGRVAERLIDAVREPLRLKEMQVVVGVSIGIAVAPEDGLDEDDLIRRADVALYRAKGGGRNTYRFHEAEAAQDRLRAAG, encoded by the coding sequence ATGGGGCGCGACATCCTCTGCTCGACCGGGCGGCACCACGGACGGGTGCCGCTCATCGCCCGCGTGGCGGCAGGCCTCTGCCTCGGCCGTCCCGGCGAGCCGGCCCGGCCGCGGCGCGGTGCGGCCGCGCGGGCCGCGGCCGGGCTCGCGGCGCTCTCCCTGGCCGCGAGCCCCGCGGCGGGCGCGGGTCCGGAGGCGGCCGCGCCGCGCCGGGAGCAGCGCGGCGGCCCGCTCGCCCTCGGCATCGTCGTCACCGCGACGACGATCCTCGGCTTCGCGGCGGCGGCGCTGGTGGCCGAGCGGCTGCGGCTCGCCAACCGGGCGCTCCGCGGGCGCGAGGAGGATCTCACGCGCCAGACGGCGCAGTTCGACGCCGCCCTCGCGGCAATGTCGCAGGGCCTGTGCCTGTTCGATCCCGCCGGCCGGCTCGTCATCGCGAACCGGCGCGTGCGGGAGATCTACCGGCTCGGTCCCGACGACCTCGCCGTCGGCGATACGCTGGAGGAGGTGCTGCGGGCGCTCTGCCCCACGCAGGGCGAGCGGGACGCCCTCGCGGCCTTCCACGGCGGCGCCGGCCGATCCGGGCCGTCTCCCCTCTACCACCAGGCGGTGGCGCCGGATCGGATCGTGGCGATCTCCCACGCGCAGGTCGCCGACGGGGGCTTCCTCGCGACCTACGAGGAGGTGACCGAGCGCTGCCGCGCGGAAGCGGCCCTGCGCGCCAGCGCGGCGGCGCTGCGGGCGAGCGAGGAGCGCCTCGCCTTCGCCCTCGACAGCGGCACCGACGGGCACTGGGACTGGAACCTGGCGAGCGGGGAGATCTGGTTCTCGGACCGCTGGCTGGCGATGCTCGGCTACGCGCCGGGGGAACTCGCCGGGACGCGGGAGAGCTGGGAGCAGCTCTGCCATCCGGAGGACCGCCCGCGGGTGCTGCGGCAGCTCGCCGCCCATCTCGAGGGGCGCGAGCCCGCCTTCGTCTGCGAGCAGCGGCTGCGGCACCGGAACGGCACCTACGCGTGGATCCTCGCCCGCGGCCGGGTGATGCGCCGCAGCCCGGCCGGCGCGCCGCTCACGATGGTGGGGACTCATCTCGACATCACGCACCGCAAGGAGGCCGAGGCGCGCGCGGCCCATCTGGCGAGCCACGACCCGCTCACCGGATTGCCCAACCGCCTGCTGTTCCAGGAGCGCCTCGCGCGCCACCTCGCCGAGACCCGCAGCCGCGGCGTCCCCTGCGCGGTGCTCTGCCTCGATCTCGACGGCTTCAAGGCGGTCAACGACAGCCTCGGCCACCCGATCGGCGACGCGCTCCTGCGCGAGGTGGCGGACCGCATCCGGGCGACCCTGCGGGCGAGCGACACGGTCGCGCGCCTGGGCGGCGACGAGTTCGCCGTGCTGCTGCCGGGCCACCAGCCGCGCGAGCGCTCCGGCCGGGTCGCCGAGCGGCTGATCGACGCCGTGCGCGAGCCCCTGCGGCTGAAGGAGATGCAGGTCGTCGTCGGGGTGAGCATCGGCATCGCGGTCGCGCCGGAGGACGGGCTCGACGAGGACGATCTGATCCGCCGGGCCGACGTGGCGCTCTACCGGGCGAAGGGCGGGGGCCGGAACACCTACCGGTTCCACGAGGCGGAGGCGGCGCAGGACCGGCTGCGCGCCGCGGGGTGA